The following DNA comes from Triticum aestivum cultivar Chinese Spring chromosome 3D, IWGSC CS RefSeq v2.1, whole genome shotgun sequence.
GGGGCTGATCGGGTGCGGCCATGGCGACCTCCAGACGGCGCCGTTCGTGGCCAAGACGTACCAGATGGTGTGCGACCCTAGGACGGACGCGCTCGTCAGGTGGGGGAAGGGCAACAACAGCTTCCTCGTCACCGACGTCGCCGGCTTCTCGCAGCTCCTCCTCCCCTGCTTCTTCAAGCACGGCAACTTCTCCAGCTTCGTCCGCCAGCTCAACACATATGTGAGTATTCCTATCCTACCTAGTGAGGCTTCCAGTGCCGCCGTCTTTCGTCTTCTGGTGTCCTAGTAAGGAGTACTTGCTTGTACGAAGGGTACTCTAAGCTTGCACGTGCACTGTACACTTGCTTGAAGAAATGTCTGCTTGATTTGCTTATTAGATGGAATCCTTGTGCAGGGCTTCCGGAAGGTGCACCCGGACCGATGGGAGTTCGCGCACGAGTCGTTCCTCCGCGGGCAGACGCACCTGCTGCCGCGCATCGTGCGCCGCAAGAAGCGCGGCGAGGCCGGTGTTGGCGCCTCCTGCTCGTCTGTTGTCGGCGGTGGTGAGCAGCATCAGCACGTGGTGGCCAACATGGGAGACGaagtggaggaggaagaggatgaggagggaAGGGAGGCGCTGCTCGAGGAGGTTCAGAGGCTGCGGCAGGAGCAGACGGCCATCGGGGAGCAGCTGGCGAAGATGAGCCGGCGACTGCAGGCGACAGAGCGGCGGCCTGACCGGCTCATGTCCTTCCTCTCCAAGCTCGCCGAGGATCCCAACGCCACCTCCCTCCACCTTCTAGAACAAGCAGTCGAGAAGAAGCGCCAGCGCATGCAGTGCCCTTCCCGTGATTTTACTTCCTTTCCCATCGCACTTCCTCTTCAGCCCGcaccttcaccgccgccgccaccgctattGGCGCTCGGCGACGCGGCCATGGGCGGGGTCAGAGTCTGGCAATGGGCGGAGCCGATGCCACTGACGGTGCGGCCCTCCGCGAGCTCCGGGGTGCAGCAGGTGCCGGAGTTCGAGGGCGGCCGGAGCGGCAGCGGCATGGGCATAACTGACGGTGGGACCGCGGTGGAGACCCCCTTCCCGTTCTGCCTACTGGGCCAGTGTTTCTTCTAAACACGGCGCGCGCATCGTGCAGGCACATGCGCTACCTTCTTCTACTTACTAATTTAGCAATTAGCAATCATTTGTACACACCTACAAAAAACAATGTTATATTAGCTCTGCTATACTCATTCAGTACGTGCTCTGATTATTCGGTCAGTCGCGGCGCGGCCGTTAGATTAGGCCAGCCCATGCTCTTGGATCTTAGAGCATCTAGGTTCCCAATATATTCGTGGGCGCGCCCGGGCACACCTGCGGACACTGATCGGGCACTCTCTATATCCGTGTCTTCACACCCGCGTATCTCATATTTTCTTTCCTATATTCATACTAAACCATACAACGTTGATAAAAACTATGTACATCATGAGCGGACATACAAATGCACAATCGGTTCATCAAAAGATCACATCCGAAGCATCAGAAGATAGCCAAAGTTCACATAATACACATAATACGGCGGACAAGTTCAAACTACATCTAAAAACTTGAAATTAAGAcggatcttcaccacttcctcgccaGCCCTTTGCCCTTCCGGTCGCCGGCGCAGCTGTAGGAGTCCGCGGCAGGAGGTGGGTCCACGTCGGAGCTGCGGGACCCGTCGGAGGAGGAGGAATCGGAGATGACGATGTAGCCTTGCAAGCACCGGACGACGCGCTCTTGCTTGCGCTTGAGCTTGGCCACCCTCGCCGCCTCCCACGGTGCCTCCGCCGTCTCCCGCTCGGATTGCTCAATGTCGAGCTGGAGATGCTTGGCGTTGAGCCTCCAGAGCCGTCGAGCCTTCGTCTCCGCCTCAGTCAGTGACCGCGGCACGCCCACTCGAAGAGACGGTCCTCCTCGTCGGGCAGCCGACGGCGGCGGGCGGACTGCGTAGacccatctgacccgcccgccatCTCCCTTGCCCTCTGCCTCTCGCGGCGGGCGGCACGTGCCTCCGTCTCTGGAGTCCGCATCCGCGGCGTCGGCAGAGCGGGCACTAGAACCCAGCGCTGCCTGCGCGGAgcagtggccggaggtggaggaggccgtCGGGCGGGAGGAGCAGATCAGGCAGGCCTCGCAGATCCGCGCGCGGGGCGGGAAGGGCTGGCACCGGAATCGGAGCCGCCGCGATGGGCGACAGGTGGCGTCGCATCGGACCATGAGCTGCCGCCCGTATCGACCCGCGATCGCTCGAGCGCGATAAGGAGCGCCGGCTCCTTCTCGTCTCCGGAGCTGCCGCCGTGGTGGCTGCCGGTGCTGGACATGCTCGCCGGCGCTAGGGAATTGGCGGATTGGGGAAATGGGAGCGTCGGGGAGGGAAGCCTAGCGGAGCGGAGTGAGCTAGGGTTTCTACCGGACAGGAGTTTCTGGGGGGTCAAGGTGGGCCAGCGGTGGGCCGGGCTGACGTGACGGACGCGTCCAGGCATGCCCAGGCCACCTCATGTCCGTCCTACATTTGGGACGGATATAAGGGGTGCCGGTCAGTCTGAGCATTTGAGACCCGTTTGAGAACTTCGGTTGAGTCGGTTTTTTGTGACCGGTCAATGACCGGACGGCCTCCATGCGTATGAGACGAATATAGAGcacccgactgtagatgctcttagtcaTCTCTCTCCCCGACCCACTCAGTCAACGCACAGCGGAAAAAATTCCCAACGACGCCCGCATCTCTCGTCTCCACTGTTGCAATGCATGAGTAGCTCTCCTCATCGGCCATGCCTGTAGAATGGAAGACCGAAGTCCCCATCGGCCATGGATGTGGCATCCACAACCACCGGGCAGTCCCGCTCGTCGTTGTCCCCCAGCGCGGGTGCTCGCAGCCGGTTGCAGCTAGGGCGTTGGCCAGATCCAGGGGCGTCGGTTGCAACTCCCGCGTGCTCGTGCTCGCAGCCTCGCCGAAGACGAGTCAGTTGCAACACGGCCATACACGGTTGTAACATAGCCGAAACGGTTGCAGCTTTGGCGGACATTGATGTAGCGTGCAGTGTACGGTTGTAGCATTCGCCGATGATGGCATCGCTGGTTGCAGCTCCAGCGAATCGTGGATGAAGCTTCTGTAGTGTGCAGTTGTACCATTTGTGAGAATGGCGTCCTCGGTTGCAGCTCCTATGTCAAGGGTTGCAGCTCTGCACGAACATGGATGTAGCTCATGCGGGGTACGGATGTAGCTTATATTGTTTTTCTAGGGGCATTTTTGGAAtttaggtgatgttgttttcctcaaCATAATTACTTAGGAATTATTTGCAAAATTATGAACTATTTTGTTTGCATTTTTGAAGATGTAAATATTTGACTTgcaatttg
Coding sequences within:
- the LOC123074545 gene encoding heat stress transcription factor C-1a; this encodes MDGLHTELALGLIGCGHGDLQTAPFVAKTYQMVCDPRTDALVRWGKGNNSFLVTDVAGFSQLLLPCFFKHGNFSSFVRQLNTYGFRKVHPDRWEFAHESFLRGQTHLLPRIVRRKKRGEAGVGASCSSVVGGGEQHQHVVANMGDEVEEEEDEEGREALLEEVQRLRQEQTAIGEQLAKMSRRLQATERRPDRLMSFLSKLAEDPNATSLHLLEQAVEKKRQRMQCPSRDFTSFPIALPLQPAPSPPPPPLLALGDAAMGGVRVWQWAEPMPLTVRPSASSGVQQVPEFEGGRSGSGMGITDGGTAVETPFPFCLLGQCFF